GGCACTAATTGTCTTCTCTTCTTTTATATCAGATGGAAGGAAATTAGCAACTGCAGCTGCTCAGCTGAAGATCTTTAATTGTTCTAATAACAAAAAGATACAGAAATTTTCAGGCCACCCTGTGAGTGCAAACAAattttttatgtttggtttttCATCTATTTCCTTTTCCTTCGTAAATCATATTAAAAGCGTATACTGTTTCAATAGGGTACTGTTCGTTGTATGATATTCAGTGAAGATGGGAAATACGTTCTTTCTTCTGCTGCTGGGGAAAGATATGTTGCCCTATGGGAGATAGATGGTAGCAAAAAGAAGCCTGCCAGCTGTGTTCTTTCCATGGATCATCCTGCCGTCTTCTTAGATTGTAAGTGCAAAGTGAGCGGGCAAACAGATGATGCAGGAATCTACGTCTTAGCCATCTCCGAAATGGGTCACTGTTACTTCTGGTATGGCAGACATGTTGAGGAATTACGAAATGCCAAGCCAACAAGAATCTCATTATCTGCTGAGGGTCACTTCTCAAAGAATAGCGCATTACCTGTGATATTTGCTGCAGAGTTACAAGGGATCGTGAAACCTGGTTCAACACAAGTATATCTAGTGTATGGTTCTATAGTAAAACCATCGTTTGAGAAAATGCTAGTTACATATGGTACAGACATTATGTTAAATAGTACCCAGGAGGGAGTTCTTCTGCCATTGGAACAATCGCACAAGAAAGGGCAAGTTTTACACACTAAAGGTATGGTCCTTGTTAAttggatatattttcttcttATACACATTCCCTTTCCTAGAGTTTTTGATGGTTACCTGTAGCCTGTAGGGACTGTTGTTCAAACCTGTAAAAACTTCACGTTACTGCATTAAAGCTAAAACTTATAGAGAAGTCTCTTATCTCATCGAACAAAAAATGCTAACATATTTCCATAAATTGCTGATTGTGCTTTTTCCTTTATTTACAGTAACTGCGTTAGACCGTGCAAATGCTGAAGATGCCACACTTCATCCGAAGCTTCATAATTTCAAGGAAATGAAAAAAAGGCGTCGGCCTTCTAGTATTGATACCGACGAAGAGATGACTGATGGTATCATCAGCAAAACCAGCCAAACTAAACCTTTGGAAATAGATGGTAAGGTCAAGAATTCTTAAGGTGTTTTGTCGTTTGTAGTTTATGACCTTAGCAAATGATTTATCTTGCAGTTAGTGTAAATTTGTCCGCTCTCTGATTTGGGAGTTTTTACAGATGAACAAGAAAAAAATGAGGAGATTGTCGCATCAAGCATGGAGAATAAGCTTAGATCATTAAAAATTCTTAGTAATGAAAGTTGCCAGTCAGCTCTTAAAGACTTAATGAGTTCTACCATGTTCATTGATGgcaattttgaagctaagatccCTCCAAAGAAGGTTAGTTTCTTAATCAAAGTTTTTGTAATCACCACTTTTATTTTTGTGTGTGCTAATGAAGGCTTTGTTAAATTTTTATATATATTCCTCACCAGATAAAAGCAAATATCATGTCTTTACCGTCTCATGATGCATACAAGTTGCTGACATTCTTGGTGACCCTGTGGAAATCAaggtgtgttatttattttctacaTCGAGTAACATTACTATTAGTATATCTGGTAATTGAGGAATCCTCTTCATTTGGCATAAAAATGTAGGACACCCATGGAGGTTTTAACTAAAATCTTTTGTCTTTAACAGGTCAGGCAGTACAAAATATGTTCTACCATGGAtttgtagtatactagtaaatcACAGCTCCTATGTCGTATCCCAAGAATCCTCTTCGCAGTTGCTGGACTCCTTGCACAAGGTAAAATTGCTGCAAAGTCTTAACTTCACAGTTGTAGTCAGTCGTTTGTCATTGTAGGTTTGTGACTTTACCTATAATATATCGTACTACAGCACTGACTGTCTTGTTTCTTGTCTCAGATGACAGAATCAAAATGTTTAGCTGTTCAACCTTTGCTACAGTTGTCGGGTCGCATGCAA
This DNA window, taken from Papaver somniferum cultivar HN1 chromosome 3, ASM357369v1, whole genome shotgun sequence, encodes the following:
- the LOC113355272 gene encoding WD repeat-containing protein 43-like; this translates as MGIRKENPRNMGSSSQNTKDILTSFSPSSDFFAISSGDGRIKVWDTIKGQVQTQFADIASTAMETNDGTSLYKESGSGHLSLDYTCMKWLDLERKKKKKKVGQSLLVAGTGSGDVIALDVSSGQLKWRSNDCHPGGVNAVSFSSESSCVYSAGADGMVCKTDPASGNLLAKFEASAKAISSMVISPDGRKLATAAAQLKIFNCSNNKKIQKFSGHPGTVRCMIFSEDGKYVLSSAAGERYVALWEIDGSKKKPASCVLSMDHPAVFLDCKCKVSGQTDDAGIYVLAISEMGHCYFWYGRHVEELRNAKPTRISLSAEGHFSKNSALPVIFAAELQGIVKPGSTQVYLVYGSIVKPSFEKMLVTYGTDIMLNSTQEGVLLPLEQSHKKGQVLHTKVTALDRANAEDATLHPKLHNFKEMKKRRRPSSIDTDEEMTDGIISKTSQTKPLEIDDEQEKNEEIVASSMENKLRSLKILSNESCQSALKDLMSSTMFIDGNFEAKIPPKKIKANIMSLPSHDAYKLLTFLVTLWKSRSGSTKYVLPWICSILVNHSSYVVSQESSSQLLDSLHKMTESKCLAVQPLLQLSGRMQLAMAKIDKIGKDTTHTSANHDQSDESDDEDEDESMQLATAKIDKTGKDTTHTSTNHDQSDESDDEDEDEDESIGCVYKQDESESGSESGSDSDT